The window GTTGGCAATCGCACGAGGAGAGTTTTCTGCGTGGGCACTCACCTGGGCCGAGCAGTATTTTCCGAAGGGTATTCCGGATTGGTTCAGGGGGGCTGTAGAGCAAGGCCAGCGCTCCATGCATCATGTCTCTGAAGCCACTTGAGACGTTCCCGGTTGCTGATTATCAAGGCCAGGGGTCTTCATGGATGCATCAGAAAAGGCCAGCTTGCCGTGTCTAAGCGAATTTAACACTGTCTCAGGGTTGACCCATACTTCTTCATACAGGTATCATCCCGTTGATCTGACTTTCTGAGGTCCCAGGCCTGAGAGCGTCAGGTTGCGCAGAGAAGCGCGGAAGGCGGCCTACACCGGGAGAGGAAACTCGGTAACTCGCCCCACCGTCTACTCCAGTGCCCGATGTGGTTCTCGCGCGACGTTTTGGGGGTTTTATGAAGAAGAGCCTGCTCGTTCTGACTGCTGCGCTGTCCTTTGGGGCCGCTGCGGCGCAGACCACCGCTCCGGCGACGGCACCTCAGGTGTCCACGCTGACCGACGTGCCCGCCGGTCACTGGGCCAAGGACGCTATCGACCGTCTCGTCAGCCAGGGGATCATCCTGGGCTACCCCGATGGCACCTACCGGGGCACCCAGAACCTGACCCGGTACGAGGCCGCTGTCATCATCGCCCGCCTGCTTGACCAGGTCCGCACCGGCACGGTCACTATCGACAACACCGAGACCCTGACGGCGCTCCAGAACGCCATTCAGGAACTCGCCGCCGACCTGACGGCCCTGGGTGTTCGCGTCAGCGACCTCGAGGAGAACGCGGTCAACCGTGACGACTTCACCCGCCTGGAGGCCCGCGTTGAGGAGCTGGCTGCCGCCAACGGTGACGCCGCTGCCATCGCCGCGATCCAGACGCAGATCGAAGAACTCACGGCCCGCGCCGACGAGTACGACACCCTGCGCGGCGACATCGACGACAACGCGTCCCAGATCACGGCCCTCAACGAGCTGACCGTTCTGCTGAACCAAGACATCCTGGACCTCCAGGACCGCGTCAGCGCCGTGGAGACCGCGCAAGCCGACTTCGTGACCCGCAGCGACTTCGACAACCTCGCAGGCCGCGTGACCGCTGTCGACGAGCGCGTGACGGGCGTCGCCAACCGCGTGACGACGCTGGAAAATGCTCCGCGCTTCAGCGTGGTGGGTGCCCTGAACAGCCTGGGCTACGGCAGCCTCGGGCTGGTGAGCGGCACCGATAACTTCGACGTTGACCGCCTGACCAACTCCACCTTCGCGGCGGGCATCTTCAGCAACATCAGCTACGGCTCGGACGTGTCCATTGAGGACACGAATGGGGCAGCTTTCAGCGCTCTGGGCTCGCTGAGCTTCGGAGTGCGGGCGAGCAACCTGGCGACGACCAACGGCTCGATCATCGTGAACAACGCGGCGATCAACTTCCGTATCGGCAACGCTACCGGCGGCAACAACGTCTTCAACGTCAACGGTGGCGCCCCGCTCGTCAGCATCAACGACATCACGGCCGACGGCACCATTGGGGGCCAGAAGTTCAGCGCTCGCTACGCGGCCTATGACAGCACCTTCAAGTTCAGCGATTACCTGCTCAACAACAGCACGGCGCTGGGCGTGAGCAGCGCCAACACCCGGCGTGGCGTGGTCGTGACCCTCCAGGCAGACACGCTGCCCCTCAAGCCCAGCCTCACGGTCGTGGCGGGGAACGCCCGTGGCGTGGCGGTGACTGGCAACCCGGCCAGCACCACTCCGGCGGCGCCCTCCGCGACGACTCCCGTGCCTGCTACTCCTCCCACAGCTAACTACTACGGCGTGCGTGCGGCCGTGAACCCGGCGGGTCTGGGGACGGTGGGAGTGTCCTTCGCGCAGGTCGACAACAACCGCACCGCCTTCGGAACCGACTACAACCTGAAGGCTGGGCCTGTCACCATCAAGGGTGAAGGCGTGCTCAGCGGTCGCAACATCGTTGCGAACAACATCCTGGCAGGCAACGCTCAGGGGTACATCCAGAACAGCGACAAGGCGTTCTACACGGATCTGACCGGCGACCTCGGCATCGTCAAGTTCGGGGCGAACTACCGCACCATCGACTCGACCTACGCTGTCTTTGACGCCGATGGCAACCGGATCGCCAACGCGGGCCTGTCCACCACGGACAGCATGCCCTACACTCCCGGTCAGACGGGCTTCGGCGCGGCCCTGGGCACGAACGTCGGTCCGGTGGCGCTGGGTGCTTACGCCGACCGCTACACCCGCACCACTACGGCCACCAACGCCACCACGGGTGCCCGCACGGTGACGGAGACTGGCACGGTCCAGGGCTTCGGTGTGAAGGCGGGCGCCAAGCTCGGTGCGCTAGAACTCGTGGGCTTCTACAACAACACCACGCTCAATGGCAACGCTGTGCGTGAGGCGGATGACCTCGGCAACGCGGGCATGGGCATCGCCAATGTGCCCCGTGACATGACCAGCACCTTCGGCGCCCAGCTCAGCCACAACGGCGCGGCCGACAACGCTCTGGTGCGCAACCTGAACTTTACGGTCGGCGACGCGTACTACTACAGCGATCCCCTCAACGAGTTCTACGCCTACGCGGACTACTCGACCACGGTGGCGGGCATCACCCTCCAGCCCCTGGTGCGCTACCAACTCAAGACGGACCGTCTGATCAACGACCGGAGCGATCCTGCCGACGGAATCGTTGATGATGAGACCGAGAACACCATCAAGTACGGCATCAAGCTGAGCACGGCGACCCTGACCGGCCTGCCCCTCCAGCCCAGCCTGTACGCGAACGTGGTCAACCGCATCACCAATGGCGGCACGGCCTTCGGCGTGTCCGACACTGCGACCACCGAACTGCTCGGTCAGGTCGGCGTGAGCCTCAACCAGTTCCTCGCGCCCAACGCGACCGCCAAGGTCGGGTACTCGTACTACCAGGGCTTTAACGTCGCCTCGGCCACCGTGGGCAACGCGGATGCAGGCGCTGACGCGTTCAACGCTGGTGCCAACCGCATCTACAACGAGCGTGGCAACCAGAGTGGCAAGGTGGACGGCGTGTTCGCCCAGATCGGCTACAACAGCCTGACGGCCAACTACGGCCTGTTCCGCTACACCGATCTGGACCGCGTGAACACGGACGGGACCAACCCCACCAGCGTCGCGCAGGGCTTCCGCGTCAACTACACCTTCCGCTTCTAAACCTGCCCTCGCAGGACAGGGGACCCTCCGGGGTCCTCTTTTTTTGTCCCTGACTCTAGAATCGCCGCATGTTGCCTGTATTTGGACACACGAACCCCGATACGGACGCCGTCATCTCGGCCCTCGTTTACGCCCGGCTGCTGACCCGGC is drawn from Deinococcus terrestris and contains these coding sequences:
- a CDS encoding S-layer homology domain-containing protein, which encodes MKKSLLVLTAALSFGAAAAQTTAPATAPQVSTLTDVPAGHWAKDAIDRLVSQGIILGYPDGTYRGTQNLTRYEAAVIIARLLDQVRTGTVTIDNTETLTALQNAIQELAADLTALGVRVSDLEENAVNRDDFTRLEARVEELAAANGDAAAIAAIQTQIEELTARADEYDTLRGDIDDNASQITALNELTVLLNQDILDLQDRVSAVETAQADFVTRSDFDNLAGRVTAVDERVTGVANRVTTLENAPRFSVVGALNSLGYGSLGLVSGTDNFDVDRLTNSTFAAGIFSNISYGSDVSIEDTNGAAFSALGSLSFGVRASNLATTNGSIIVNNAAINFRIGNATGGNNVFNVNGGAPLVSINDITADGTIGGQKFSARYAAYDSTFKFSDYLLNNSTALGVSSANTRRGVVVTLQADTLPLKPSLTVVAGNARGVAVTGNPASTTPAAPSATTPVPATPPTANYYGVRAAVNPAGLGTVGVSFAQVDNNRTAFGTDYNLKAGPVTIKGEGVLSGRNIVANNILAGNAQGYIQNSDKAFYTDLTGDLGIVKFGANYRTIDSTYAVFDADGNRIANAGLSTTDSMPYTPGQTGFGAALGTNVGPVALGAYADRYTRTTTATNATTGARTVTETGTVQGFGVKAGAKLGALELVGFYNNTTLNGNAVREADDLGNAGMGIANVPRDMTSTFGAQLSHNGAADNALVRNLNFTVGDAYYYSDPLNEFYAYADYSTTVAGITLQPLVRYQLKTDRLINDRSDPADGIVDDETENTIKYGIKLSTATLTGLPLQPSLYANVVNRITNGGTAFGVSDTATTELLGQVGVSLNQFLAPNATAKVGYSYYQGFNVASATVGNADAGADAFNAGANRIYNERGNQSGKVDGVFAQIGYNSLTANYGLFRYTDLDRVNTDGTNPTSVAQGFRVNYTFRF